The proteins below are encoded in one region of Pirellulales bacterium:
- a CDS encoding HYExAFE family protein, protein MANRENPYEAAFEEYLRARRIPYVAVDESKRSLLGDGSLKSLDFIVSKPGGASWLVDVKGRRFPTASCEGKQYWKNWSTRDDLRSLAAWQRLFGNGFQSLLVFAYDVLGERAPLPAEQLFECRGALYGFVALRLEDYAFHARPISLAWDTVAMPTARFRQLAVPIETLFLGQPPAELTA, encoded by the coding sequence ATGGCTAATCGCGAGAATCCGTACGAAGCGGCGTTCGAGGAGTATCTCCGCGCACGGCGGATTCCCTATGTCGCCGTGGATGAATCGAAGCGCAGCCTGTTGGGAGACGGATCGCTCAAGAGCCTCGATTTTATCGTCTCGAAGCCGGGCGGGGCGTCCTGGTTGGTGGACGTGAAGGGGAGGCGCTTTCCGACGGCCTCCTGTGAAGGGAAGCAATACTGGAAGAATTGGTCCACCCGCGACGATCTGCGAAGCCTGGCGGCCTGGCAGCGGCTGTTCGGCAACGGCTTCCAGAGCTTGCTCGTGTTCGCGTACGATGTGCTGGGAGAACGTGCGCCGCTGCCGGCCGAGCAATTGTTCGAGTGCCGCGGGGCGCTGTATGGTTTTGTCGCCTTGCGGCTGGAGGACTACGCCTTTCACGCCCGTCCCATCTCGCTCGCCTGGGACACCGTGGCGATGCCAACCGCCCGTTTCCGGCAATTGGCCGTTCCGATTGAAACGCTCTTCTTGGGGCAGCCGCCGGCCGAGCTGACCGCTTAA
- a CDS encoding glycosyltransferase: protein MQSTARWLAGGSRGRAIRLIPRREPTGDVLLSYITRPFVASGRVEADAHTNVWECRQIAQTFLDFGYAVDVIDWNNLRFRPARPYRFLVDIGASLERLAPMVGPDCTKILHATGKHWLFQNRAEYERLAALMARRGVALQPRRIAPAGSGVEAADCLTVLGNELTIATLAYSRKPCYRIPLSTTAEFPWDDAKDFAACRRRFVWFGSSGMVHKGLDLALEAFAATPDLHLTVCGPVDQERDFADFYRRELYHAPNIRTVGWVDVAGDVFAQIVRSSGAIVYPSCSEGCAGSVVTSLHAGLVPIISRESGVDVGDFGVILPRSTVADVRAAAIDFSRRPGDELRRRSRAAWEYARSYHTRARFAAEFRAVVEDLLGAKTTRLPAAARLSFSATDERG from the coding sequence TTGCAAAGCACCGCTCGGTGGCTCGCCGGCGGTTCGCGCGGGCGGGCGATTCGGCTCATTCCGCGGCGGGAGCCGACCGGCGACGTATTGTTGTCGTACATTACGCGCCCGTTCGTTGCCTCCGGCCGCGTCGAGGCCGATGCGCACACGAATGTCTGGGAATGCCGGCAGATCGCCCAAACGTTTCTCGACTTCGGCTACGCGGTCGATGTGATCGATTGGAACAACCTTCGCTTCCGACCGGCAAGACCCTATCGCTTTTTGGTTGACATCGGCGCGAGCCTCGAGCGGCTTGCGCCAATGGTCGGGCCCGATTGCACCAAGATTCTGCACGCCACCGGCAAGCATTGGTTGTTTCAGAACCGGGCCGAGTACGAGCGGCTCGCAGCGCTCATGGCGCGGCGCGGCGTCGCGTTGCAACCGCGGAGAATTGCCCCGGCCGGATCGGGGGTCGAAGCGGCCGATTGCCTCACCGTGCTCGGCAACGAGCTGACGATCGCCACGCTCGCCTACTCCCGCAAGCCCTGCTACCGAATCCCGCTTTCGACCACCGCCGAGTTCCCGTGGGATGATGCCAAGGATTTTGCGGCCTGCCGAAGGCGGTTCGTCTGGTTCGGCTCGAGCGGGATGGTGCACAAAGGGCTCGATCTCGCGCTCGAAGCGTTCGCCGCGACGCCCGATCTGCACCTGACGGTCTGCGGACCGGTCGATCAGGAGCGTGACTTCGCCGATTTCTACCGCCGCGAACTGTACCACGCGCCGAACATCCGCACGGTCGGCTGGGTGGACGTGGCCGGCGACGTGTTCGCGCAAATCGTCCGCTCGAGCGGCGCGATCGTATATCCGTCGTGCTCCGAAGGCTGCGCCGGCTCCGTCGTCACCAGCCTGCACGCGGGACTGGTGCCGATCATCAGCCGGGAATCGGGAGTCGACGTCGGCGACTTCGGCGTGATCCTCCCGCGCTCGACCGTCGCCGACGTTCGGGCCGCGGCAATTGACTTCAGCCGCCGCCCCGGGGACGAGCTTCGCCGCCGCAGCCGGGCGGCCTGGGAATACGCCCGCTCCTATCACACCCGGGCTCGCTTCGCGGCCGAGTTCCGCGCGGTGGTCGAGGACTTGCTCGGCGCAAAGACCACGCGGTTGCCAGCCGCGGCGCGATTGAGTTTCTCGGCCACGGATGAACGCGGATGA
- a CDS encoding LptF/LptG family permease, whose amino-acid sequence MRVLTRYVLFEIVKVFLITLTAMTLFMILVSVTKEAYSQGLGLKQILLLLPFVLPEALRFSVPGTILFATCSVYGRMASTNEVVAIKAMGISPLVILMPTFVFAFVLSLVCVVLNDVACSWGRDGARRVVIESVEEIVYSKLALQRHYDSKQFGINVWRVDGKRLIRPTFTFSSSDDSPSVTITCEEAELRSDLKAATLTIVGLNGTIDVGGVGGFIPGTFERVMPLDEASRRTTKGASDLAMSQVPGEIKASQDRIAQIQQKMALLASEQLTTGDFSGLAGGQWAADERRLDEERVRFYRLLIEPSRRWANGFSCLCFVLLGAPAGIILRNSDFLTSFFACFMPILLIYYPLLFLGVDQAKLGILPAWSVWIGNAILAVCGAWLMRRVQRY is encoded by the coding sequence ATGCGAGTGCTGACCCGCTACGTGCTGTTCGAGATCGTCAAGGTGTTTCTGATCACTTTGACCGCGATGACGCTGTTCATGATCCTGGTGAGCGTTACGAAAGAGGCGTATTCGCAGGGGTTGGGGCTGAAGCAGATTCTTCTGCTCTTGCCCTTTGTCTTGCCCGAGGCGCTGCGGTTTTCCGTTCCGGGCACGATCTTGTTCGCCACGTGCAGCGTCTACGGGCGGATGGCGTCGACGAACGAAGTGGTGGCGATCAAGGCGATGGGCATTTCGCCGTTGGTGATCCTCATGCCGACGTTCGTGTTCGCATTCGTGCTCAGCCTGGTCTGCGTAGTGCTCAACGACGTGGCCTGCTCTTGGGGGCGCGACGGGGCGCGGCGGGTCGTGATCGAGTCGGTCGAGGAGATCGTCTATTCCAAGCTCGCGCTTCAGCGCCACTACGACAGCAAGCAGTTTGGAATCAACGTCTGGCGCGTCGACGGAAAGAGACTGATCCGGCCCACCTTCACATTCAGCTCCTCCGACGACAGCCCCTCCGTGACGATCACTTGCGAGGAAGCGGAGTTGCGGAGCGACCTGAAGGCCGCCACGCTGACGATCGTTGGTCTCAATGGCACGATCGACGTGGGAGGCGTCGGCGGGTTCATTCCGGGAACGTTCGAGCGCGTCATGCCGCTGGACGAAGCGAGCCGCCGCACCACCAAGGGAGCTTCCGACTTGGCGATGTCGCAGGTGCCCGGCGAGATCAAGGCCTCGCAAGACCGCATCGCGCAAATCCAGCAAAAAATGGCCCTTCTGGCCTCCGAGCAGTTGACCACGGGAGATTTCTCCGGGCTGGCGGGGGGCCAATGGGCGGCCGACGAGAGGCGGCTGGACGAGGAGCGAGTGCGGTTCTACCGCCTGCTGATCGAGCCGTCGCGCCGCTGGGCGAATGGGTTTAGCTGCCTCTGCTTCGTGCTGCTCGGAGCGCCCGCCGGGATCATCCTGCGAAACTCCGATTTCTTGACCAGCTTCTTCGCTTGCTTCATGCCGATCCTGCTGATTTACTATCCGCTCTTGTTCCTCGGCGTCGATCAGGCGAAGCTCGGCATCCTGCCGGCGTGGTCGGTCTGGATCGGCAACGCCATTCTCGCCGTTTGCGGCGCCTGGCTGATGCGCCGCGTGCAGCGGTATTGA
- a CDS encoding DegT/DnrJ/EryC1/StrS family aminotransferase: MIPLVDLKAQYASIREEINAALQDVLDETCFILGPPVAQFEAAFADFCGVQHCVGVASGTDALHLIFRALEIGSGDEVIVPAFTFVASALGVSLAGAKPVLCDVRREDGLIDPDQIEAAITTRTRAILPVHLYGRCADMDKIREIAAAHDLVIVEDACQAHGAVYKGRPAGSLGHAAAFSFYPGKNLGAYGDGGAITTADAALSDRLRLMRNWGSRKKYHHEEVALNSRLDTIQAAVLQVKLKHLARWNSQRRTHAAAYDRRLRGHRDIVVPGAVEAGSEHVYHLYAVRVPDRAAKLQWLEQHQVQAGIHYPFPVHRLRAYRNLAPQGRSLRESEAWADECLSLPMFPELTEQQIDFVVDHLPAGRISLAA; the protein is encoded by the coding sequence ATGATTCCACTTGTCGACCTCAAGGCTCAGTACGCGTCGATTCGCGAAGAGATCAATGCCGCGTTGCAGGACGTATTGGATGAGACGTGCTTCATCCTTGGGCCGCCGGTCGCGCAATTCGAGGCGGCGTTCGCCGACTTCTGCGGGGTGCAACATTGCGTTGGAGTGGCCAGCGGCACCGATGCGCTGCACCTGATTTTTCGGGCGCTGGAGATCGGCTCGGGGGACGAAGTGATCGTGCCCGCGTTCACGTTCGTGGCCAGCGCCTTGGGAGTGAGCCTGGCCGGGGCCAAGCCGGTGCTCTGCGACGTGCGGCGCGAGGATGGCCTGATCGATCCGGATCAAATCGAAGCGGCCATCACGACGCGGACGCGCGCCATTCTGCCGGTGCACCTGTATGGGCGCTGCGCCGACATGGACAAGATCCGCGAGATCGCGGCGGCCCACGACCTGGTGATCGTCGAAGACGCCTGCCAAGCGCACGGCGCCGTCTACAAGGGCCGCCCGGCCGGCTCGCTCGGCCATGCCGCCGCGTTCAGTTTTTATCCGGGCAAGAACCTCGGGGCCTATGGCGACGGCGGCGCGATCACAACGGCCGACGCCGCCCTATCCGATCGGCTCCGGCTGATGCGCAATTGGGGTTCGCGCAAGAAATATCATCACGAAGAAGTTGCGCTCAACAGCCGGCTCGACACGATTCAGGCGGCGGTGCTCCAGGTGAAGCTCAAGCACCTCGCCCGTTGGAATTCCCAGCGGCGAACCCATGCGGCGGCCTACGATCGGCGGTTGCGCGGCCATCGCGATATCGTGGTCCCCGGCGCGGTCGAAGCGGGAAGCGAGCACGTCTATCACTTATACGCGGTCCGCGTCCCGGACCGAGCGGCCAAGCTGCAATGGCTCGAGCAGCATCAGGTGCAGGCCGGAATCCACTATCCATTCCCCGTTCATCGGCTCCGCGCGTATCGAAACTTGGCGCCGCAAGGCCGCTCGCTCCGGGAATCTGAGGCCTGGGCCGACGAGTGCCTGAGCCTTCCCATGTTTCCCGAGCTGACCGAGCAACAGATCGACTTCGTGGTCGATCACCTGCCCGCCGGCCGGATATCGCTGGCCGCGTGA
- a CDS encoding Gfo/Idh/MocA family oxidoreductase has translation MTTVNFIGLGHWGPNLVRAFINSQRAGVGTVCDLSDARLATVRRNISASIRCSSDPQATATDPAAEAVVIATPTETHYSLTKAALLAGKHVLVEKPLAARLDEAEELVALADERRQVLCVGHVFLFNNGIRAVKGLIDRGDLGSIRYIFSSRTNLGPFRSDVNALWDLGSHDVSIFNYWLGSEPLQVTACGTSYLNPNVEDVVVANFAYPKQVQACVHASWLNPQKVREITVVGERQMVVWNDMDLNEPVRIYHKSVDVERGPAYADSFGAFRLLVRSGDVVIPRIDAAQPLDAECQHFLDCIEGTAQPLNSGQVGLRVVSALEAAQRSMRNRSILTPVAPSKRDLARAA, from the coding sequence GTGACAACGGTCAACTTCATCGGCTTGGGGCATTGGGGACCGAATCTGGTCCGGGCGTTCATCAACAGCCAGCGTGCTGGGGTCGGCACGGTCTGCGATCTTTCCGACGCGCGGCTGGCTACCGTGCGGCGCAATATCTCCGCCTCGATTCGTTGTAGCAGCGATCCGCAGGCTACGGCCACCGATCCGGCCGCCGAGGCGGTCGTGATCGCCACGCCGACTGAGACGCACTATTCCTTGACGAAGGCGGCCCTGCTGGCCGGCAAGCACGTCCTCGTGGAAAAGCCGCTGGCCGCGCGTTTGGACGAGGCGGAAGAATTGGTCGCTCTGGCTGACGAGCGGCGGCAGGTGCTCTGCGTCGGCCACGTGTTCTTGTTCAACAACGGCATCCGCGCGGTGAAGGGGCTGATCGACCGCGGGGACTTGGGGAGCATTCGCTACATCTTTTCCTCGCGGACCAACTTGGGACCGTTTCGCTCGGACGTCAATGCCTTGTGGGACTTGGGGTCGCACGACGTGAGCATCTTCAACTATTGGCTCGGCTCCGAGCCGCTGCAAGTGACCGCCTGCGGCACGTCGTATCTCAATCCCAACGTTGAAGACGTCGTCGTGGCCAACTTCGCTTATCCCAAGCAGGTGCAGGCCTGCGTCCACGCGAGCTGGCTCAACCCGCAAAAGGTGCGCGAAATCACGGTCGTCGGCGAGCGGCAGATGGTCGTCTGGAACGACATGGACCTGAACGAGCCAGTGCGGATCTATCACAAATCGGTCGACGTCGAGCGCGGCCCGGCTTATGCCGATAGCTTTGGGGCATTCCGCCTGCTGGTCCGCAGCGGCGACGTGGTGATCCCGAGGATCGACGCCGCCCAGCCGCTCGACGCCGAATGCCAGCATTTCCTGGATTGCATCGAAGGCACGGCCCAGCCGCTCAACAGCGGCCAGGTTGGCCTGCGCGTCGTGAGCGCGCTCGAGGCGGCGCAGCGGTCGATGCGCAACCGTTCGATCTTGACCCCCGTTGCTCCGTCGAAGCGCGACCTCGCGCGAGCCGCATAA
- a CDS encoding glycosyltransferase family 2 protein, whose translation MYQGRRIIAIVPAYNEQQKIGQVVARTPRDIVDRLLVVDDGSIDRTAEVARSGGAEVLSLGRVLGVGSALRSGLQYARREGFEIAVIMAGNNKDNPAEIPRLLDPICAEQQDLVIGSRFLGGGGYGGDMPAYRKVATRLHPWLMSLATRKRLTETTNGFRAVRLSCLDDPRIRLDQKWLDGYGLEVYLLYKMLVCGYRHAEVPCTKIYPPKKLGITKMKPVVGWWDILRPVVLLGLGLRR comes from the coding sequence ATGTACCAAGGCCGGCGAATCATCGCGATCGTGCCTGCTTACAACGAGCAGCAGAAGATCGGACAAGTGGTCGCGCGCACGCCGCGCGACATCGTCGACCGCCTGTTGGTCGTCGACGACGGCTCGATCGATCGGACGGCCGAGGTGGCCCGGTCCGGCGGGGCTGAGGTGTTGTCGCTCGGGCGGGTGCTGGGGGTGGGGAGCGCGCTGCGGAGCGGTCTGCAATATGCGCGGCGCGAAGGGTTCGAGATCGCCGTCATCATGGCCGGCAACAATAAAGACAACCCGGCCGAGATTCCGCGACTACTCGATCCAATCTGCGCCGAGCAGCAGGACTTGGTGATCGGCTCGCGGTTCCTTGGCGGCGGCGGATATGGGGGAGACATGCCGGCCTATCGCAAAGTGGCCACGCGACTGCATCCCTGGCTGATGAGCCTGGCAACTCGCAAGCGGCTTACCGAAACGACGAACGGATTTCGCGCCGTCCGGCTCTCCTGCCTCGACGACCCGAGAATCCGACTCGATCAGAAGTGGCTCGATGGGTACGGCCTGGAAGTTTACTTGCTCTACAAAATGCTCGTTTGCGGCTACCGGCACGCCGAAGTGCCCTGCACCAAGATCTACCCCCCCAAGAAGCTCGGCATTACGAAGATGAAACCGGTTGTCGGCTGGTGGGACATCTTGCGGCCGGTTGTGCTCCTGGGACTCGGGCTACGGCGTTAG
- a CDS encoding acyltransferase, with translation MGSFTHRLALCESAQIGEGTRIWAFAHVMAGAVVGRDCNIGDGAFIESGATLGDRVTVKNQAMIWDGVTIADDVFIGPGVIFTNDRTPRSPRMPVVAARYVDPSGWRVATTVGRGASLGAGAIVVCGVTIGDFAMVGAGTVVTRDVPPHRMVVGNPARVVGWACACGGRLDPTRCCPQCGLQYEVRSAKYEETLVECAARMSA, from the coding sequence ATGGGCAGCTTTACTCACCGATTGGCTCTCTGCGAATCGGCGCAAATCGGAGAGGGGACGCGCATCTGGGCTTTCGCTCACGTCATGGCCGGGGCCGTCGTCGGGCGCGATTGCAACATCGGCGACGGCGCCTTCATCGAGTCGGGTGCCACGCTCGGCGACCGCGTGACTGTCAAGAATCAAGCGATGATCTGGGACGGAGTCACGATCGCCGACGACGTCTTCATCGGGCCGGGCGTGATTTTCACCAACGATCGAACGCCGCGCAGTCCGCGGATGCCGGTAGTGGCCGCTCGCTATGTCGATCCGTCCGGTTGGCGCGTTGCGACGACGGTCGGCCGCGGGGCGAGCCTGGGGGCCGGGGCGATCGTCGTGTGCGGAGTGACGATTGGCGATTTCGCGATGGTCGGGGCTGGCACGGTCGTGACCCGCGACGTTCCGCCGCATCGGATGGTGGTCGGCAATCCGGCCCGCGTTGTCGGTTGGGCCTGCGCCTGCGGAGGTCGGCTCGATCCGACGCGGTGTTGCCCGCAGTGCGGGCTCCAGTACGAAGTGCGAAGTGCGAAGTACGAAGAAACGCTCGTGGAGTGCGCGGCGCGGATGTCGGCCTGA